ATGATAAAATTCAAATTTAAAAAGAACGAAAAAGAACAGCAGGGCGACATTAACATTAAGAAACTGGCAGTCTATAGCCTGATGGTTGCCGTGCTTCTGCTGGTGAACTTCTTTGCAGGGTCAAAGATAGTCAACACCAGCTTCCCCTGGTATTCAAACGTTTCTATCTTTCTGCTTATAAATATCAATATAATTCTTCTCCTTGTTGTGCTGATACTTATCTTTAGAAATCTTGGCAAATTGTTTATAGACAGGAAGAAAAACCTATTCGGAACTCGTCTTCAGGGGAAACTTGTCATATTCTCAACGCTTATTGCCGTGGTTCCTGTTCTTGTAGTTTTTATATTTTCCAGCTCCATCATAAACAACAGCATCGACAAATGGTTTGATGCCCAGATAGAACAGGCTCTGAAAAGCTCCATTGATCTGATGCAGAAATATCAGAACAGACTCGAAAAAGACATTGTGGAACAAAGTGACATCCTCTCCGGCTTTATCTCTTCCGGTGAGTACCTATTTAAAACAAAATATGACCAGCTGGAAGAATTTACAGCTAACTACATAGATAAAAACCGGATCGACGGCATAGCAGTATATAATAATCAGAATATACGCATTTCATCTCAGGAGAAATCCTTCTTTTACTTTAATACGTTTGTTAATGAAAGCATCATAAAAGACATATTGGAAAAGAAATCAATTGCCCGCTACGAGTTCGTAGGTAACGATCAGATCTACTGGGTAGGGCACCCCATATTTTCTAATAAGAGCAACAATATCGTAATTGGTGCTCTGTTTATCTATAAGCTTGTACCCGTTAATGAAGCGGACAAAGTTACAAAGATTCTGGACTCATACAACAACTACCGTCAGACAAAGTTTTTTGCTGAGCCGGTTAAGAATTCTTATAAGATACTACTGGTTCTCATAACTCTCCTCGTGGTTTTTGCGGGTATATGGGGGAGTCTTGTTTATGCCAAAAGCATTACAAAGCCCATAGAGCTGCTCGCTGCGGCATCTGTGGAAGTTTCAAAAGGTAACCTGAATATTGAGGTGGATGTACAAGGAGATGATGAGCTTGCTTTTATGACCCGGGCTTTCAACTCTATGGTAAAACGTCTTAAAATGCATAATGACGAGCTTAATCTTAAAAATGAAAAGCTGTCGGAAATGTTTATGCAGATAGCTCGTGACAACCAGTATATAGATTCTATTTTTAAAAATGTTAAGTCAGCTATATTTTACTATACCAGCCGTCTGGAACCTCTGAAAACAAATGACTACGCAGAAGAGATTCTCCGTTATGCAGAGGCAGAATTTAATGACCACGTTCTGATCCCTGCGTCTGTCTTTGTCGCTGCGGATGAACGGGAGTTTGAGTTTCAGATTGAGATGATGATAGAAGGGGAGATGCGCACTCTCACTGCCAATATTACCAAAATTTATGATCACGAAGGGAAAGCGGAAAACCTTGTTATCGTTCTGGACGATATAACAGACCTGCTGAATTTTCAGCGGGTTAATATATGGAAAGAGATAGCAACCCGTATTGCCCACGAAATAAAAAACCCGCTGACACCAATCAAGCTCACTGCGGAACGTGTACACAAGAAGACTTCCGCAGGCGGTGATACTCAGGATTTTATCATAAGCAGCATGGAGACCATCATTAATGAAGTGGAAGGTTTGCAGACTATGGTAAATGAATTTAACATGTTTGCCAGACTCCCCGAGCTCAAAAAGGATGTGTTCCCTCTGTGCGTATTTCTTGATGAAGTTGCTTCTTTTTATACAGCATCACACCCGAATGTACATATAGATATTGACTGTGAAGATATAGAGATGTTCGGAGACAGACCGCAGCTTAAGCGTGTGTTCATAAACCTTATGAGCAACTCAATTGATGCAATGGTAAATAATACTGGATCCATAAGCATATCTGCTGTTGAAAATCAGGACAGATTAAGGATAATATACGAAGACTCAGGAAAGGGGATTCCGTCGGAAGACCTGCACCGGATATTCATACCCTATTTCAGTAAAAAACCTGACGGAACCGGACTTGGGCTTGCGATAGTTAAAAAAATTATCGAGGTTCATAACGGGACTGTTATTGCTGAAAGTGAATATGGCAAATATACAAGATTTATTATGGAATTCCATAAGGCAGTATAAATGGCAAACATACTTATAATTGATGACGAGAAAAGTATCTGTACAACCATTCAGGGGATTTTGGAAGACGAAGGCTATACGGCAGACTACGCACTGACCTTCTGTGATGGTTTTAAAAAACTTAAAGATGGTTCCTTTGATATACTTTTTCTTGATATATGGCTTCCTGACAGGGACGGCATAGATGGTCTGAAAGAGATCAAGAAATATTTTCCAGAACTAGAGGTTGTGATAATAAGCGGACACGGCAATATTGAAAATGCTGTTGAAGCTATCAGAGTAGGGGCTTATGACTTTCTTGAAAAGCCGCTGTCTCTTGAGAGAATATTGCTCATTGTCAAGCATTTACAGGATAAGTTTCAACTGATGCGTGACCTTCGTGAATCACGTGGTGACCAGCTGAAAAAATACGATCTGATAGGCACTAGCAAACCTCTGCTTGATCTGCGTAAAAAAATAGAAAAGATAGCACCAACAAATGCATGGGTCATGATCACAGGCGAAAACGGCACAGGGAAGGAGCATGTTGCGAGACTTATACATATGCTTTCCAAACGCTCAAGAAATTCTTTTGTAGAGATCAACTGCGCCGCAATCCCTTCCGAGCTGCTGGAAAGTGAGATGTTCGGACATGAAAAGGGAGCATTTACCGGTGCTCATATGGCGAAAAAAGGGAAGTTTGAAGAGGGGGACAATGGTACTGTTTTTCTTGACGAAATTGGAGATATGGAAATGTCGGCACAAGCGAAACTGCTGCGTGTCCTTGAAAATAATACATTTTCCCGTGTCGGAGGCAATGCCTCTGTTTCTTCTGATTTCCGCCTGATAACAGCGACAAATAAAGAGCTTGAGGATGAGATCTCTGACGGTAATTTCCGTGAAGATCTTTACTATCGTATAAATGTAGTTCCGCTTGTCGTTCCGCCCCTGCGTGAAAGGCATGACGATATACCTCTGTTAGTAAACCATTTTATCAAAGAAGCCTGCTCTTTCAACGGAATAGAACTAAAAAAAGTTGACGAAGAACTTATGCATCTGTTTGTTCAGTTTGAGTGGCCGGGTAACGTTCGCCAGCTCAAAAACCTTGTTGAACGCATGGTTGTACTATCTGAAGACAGTGTAATGAGTCTTGACGACGCTCCTGATTTTATACAGGGGAAACACTTTCCTCAGAAAAGTTATGATGTAGAGTATGAATATCCTCTGAAACATGCGAAAGAAAATTTTGAAAAACACTATATACTCAACATCTTACAGAATAATGACTGGAATATAAGCCGTTCGGCTCGTATTCTCGAGATAGAGAGGACATATCTTCATAGAAAAATTAAAGCCTACGGCATCGAAAAATCTTAATAATCAAAAGGAAATATAATGATCAAATACCTGATGGGATCTGTGATAGTCCTCATTCTCGCATATTTTGTAGTTACATTAAGTGTTAAACAAACCGGAGTCACTGATAAGTTTGATAAAGCTATGGATGTTCCTATTGGCGAATTCAGCTCTATGGGGATACGCAAGGCAGACGTTGAAGAGGACGGCTATATCCTCTATATGGACAATCTGAACCTTTACGAAAGCAGAGATAAACACGGAACCAACTGTTTTACTAATTTAGAAATATATTTCCCTAAGAAAAAGAATGCCAAGCTGGTTATGAAACTACGTTATAACGTCGGAGTTTTTCTCGCCAAGCCACTTCGTGAGATGACTGCAAAAGAGGCTCTGACACCGGAAGGGCAGACGGCAATGATAAAGTCACTCAAAAATGGCTATGCTGAAAACTATGGTATAGAAAATATGACAAAAGTTGTAATGAAGGATTTCACCTGCCAAGAACTCGACTGAGGTGATTTCTGAATATCATACGGAAAGATTTCAGGATGGGTATGTATTTCGGAAAGCTGACGTCAGAGGGAAAGCCTTCATAGAATATGTTCCGGCTGTTAATGCGTGGAGCCCTCTGGATGCTGACGGGATGAATGGGGTCGTTGTTGTTACAACTAATAAAAAGAAGCCCTTCGTTTCTGATAAAAATTTCTTTCTTAAAAACGGCTTTAAAGTCTGCGACACAGCAGAACCATATTTTGAGCTATGTATAAACCCTTCGACAAGTCAGCTCCTCTGCCTAAGTTTAAAGACTGCGCCAGAAATGGGGGGTGTGACATAACTGAGGGGCTTGCTGTTTACTATACCGATGCCTGCCCCTATAACGACTATTACATAAATATCGTTCTCAAAGAGCTTGCAGCTCAGGCTAATAAAAAACTGACAATAGTAAAGCTGGATTCAAAAACAGCGGCACAAAGCCATTTTGTACCGCATACGTTATATTCGTTGTTCGAAGACGGAAAGTCTGTTACACAGCAAGTTCTTTCTGAGAGAAGTTTCAGAAGATTTATCAGAGCTCGATCTATAGCTTATATCCCATGTAAACACCGATAGGTACAGTGTAAATTATCTCATCACCGGATCTCCTTGCATTAATGCCCAGCCTGTTAACGCCTATGTCATTAGTAATCATATCTCGCAGAGTTTTTTCGTCACCTTCAGCAGGGAAAGATGCTCTGATTTGTGATTCCAGCTCTATGTCTATCTCGTAACTTGTCTGGGTGCAATTCTGAAGGCTGTCAGTCTGAAATAATTTATAAAA
This window of the Denitrovibrio acetiphilus DSM 12809 genome carries:
- a CDS encoding sensor histidine kinase yields the protein MIKFKFKKNEKEQQGDINIKKLAVYSLMVAVLLLVNFFAGSKIVNTSFPWYSNVSIFLLININIILLLVVLILIFRNLGKLFIDRKKNLFGTRLQGKLVIFSTLIAVVPVLVVFIFSSSIINNSIDKWFDAQIEQALKSSIDLMQKYQNRLEKDIVEQSDILSGFISSGEYLFKTKYDQLEEFTANYIDKNRIDGIAVYNNQNIRISSQEKSFFYFNTFVNESIIKDILEKKSIARYEFVGNDQIYWVGHPIFSNKSNNIVIGALFIYKLVPVNEADKVTKILDSYNNYRQTKFFAEPVKNSYKILLVLITLLVVFAGIWGSLVYAKSITKPIELLAAASVEVSKGNLNIEVDVQGDDELAFMTRAFNSMVKRLKMHNDELNLKNEKLSEMFMQIARDNQYIDSIFKNVKSAIFYYTSRLEPLKTNDYAEEILRYAEAEFNDHVLIPASVFVAADEREFEFQIEMMIEGEMRTLTANITKIYDHEGKAENLVIVLDDITDLLNFQRVNIWKEIATRIAHEIKNPLTPIKLTAERVHKKTSAGGDTQDFIISSMETIINEVEGLQTMVNEFNMFARLPELKKDVFPLCVFLDEVASFYTASHPNVHIDIDCEDIEMFGDRPQLKRVFINLMSNSIDAMVNNTGSISISAVENQDRLRIIYEDSGKGIPSEDLHRIFIPYFSKKPDGTGLGLAIVKKIIEVHNGTVIAESEYGKYTRFIMEFHKAV
- a CDS encoding sigma-54-dependent transcriptional regulator, with the protein product MANILIIDDEKSICTTIQGILEDEGYTADYALTFCDGFKKLKDGSFDILFLDIWLPDRDGIDGLKEIKKYFPELEVVIISGHGNIENAVEAIRVGAYDFLEKPLSLERILLIVKHLQDKFQLMRDLRESRGDQLKKYDLIGTSKPLLDLRKKIEKIAPTNAWVMITGENGTGKEHVARLIHMLSKRSRNSFVEINCAAIPSELLESEMFGHEKGAFTGAHMAKKGKFEEGDNGTVFLDEIGDMEMSAQAKLLRVLENNTFSRVGGNASVSSDFRLITATNKELEDEISDGNFREDLYYRINVVPLVVPPLRERHDDIPLLVNHFIKEACSFNGIELKKVDEELMHLFVQFEWPGNVRQLKNLVERMVVLSEDSVMSLDDAPDFIQGKHFPQKSYDVEYEYPLKHAKENFEKHYILNILQNNDWNISRSARILEIERTYLHRKIKAYGIEKS
- a CDS encoding YoaP domain-containing protein, with translation MYKPFDKSAPLPKFKDCARNGGCDITEGLAVYYTDACPYNDYYINIVLKELAAQANKKLTIVKLDSKTAAQSHFVPHTLYSLFEDGKSVTQQVLSERSFRRFIRARSIAYIPCKHR